From Mesomycoplasma dispar, a single genomic window includes:
- a CDS encoding ATP-dependent helicase produces MSSQNILSQLNDKQKIAVISNSSHLRIVAGAGTGKTSVLTKKIAYIINESLTYPNRILALTFTNKAAEEMRTRVEKLIGEKSKDIQILTFHSLCNLILRIEAKKIVEIEEIPITDYRFNIIDEQDQKKIVEKLLGNHLKTAEDRDEKKITAYQAVEFISKAKNLEKTPEEMLSSANNEIEGIKAQVYQQYVAKTKDNNIIDFDDLLLYTKITFEKNPQISERWQKKFDYVLVDEFQDTSLIQYSILKFFIKNNTRLVVVGDPDQTIYSWRGADPSLILNLEKDYPDLQTVILDKNYRSTQNILDAANHLISNNENRIKKNLVANSQEKIDIHFEDLGNERGAEVEWIYNTILDLITKTKVNYRDIAILARSNFYFRQIIEKLEAHNIPFFKHGNSPLASKKEVREAVYFLKVIENSDAYAFEQIINVPAKKIGSVTISKLNELASQFNLNLYDFLFNYYSGKINLKENQGKIPLNIENQVKIKNLLERITAARRFKIEIEEKKPSVFKLFSQVLDSFLKKIDYFSSIKDPKQESDTKDLLNKYYQALDNWQKENPNKKLADYLDYAAISHFEQTESQNRINLLTVHSSKGLEFEYVFLVGMNQGIFPAQKVLDLNSQDEYEEERRLAFVAVTRAKRVLYITNGYRTPFSRDISRKWKNNQNNISPFIKEMKIKAEQFYQFRKLDESGKLNYHKNESENIEFSPGNLINHLKFGRGIVLEVRDDSILVKFFDIPSDKGIKTLVKTHKSIEKIS; encoded by the coding sequence ATGTCATCACAAAATATTCTATCTCAACTTAATGATAAACAGAAAATTGCCGTTATTAGCAACAGTTCTCATTTAAGAATTGTTGCCGGAGCTGGTACTGGAAAAACTAGTGTATTGACAAAAAAAATCGCCTACATTATTAATGAATCACTCACCTATCCAAACCGAATTTTAGCACTTACTTTTACAAATAAAGCGGCTGAAGAGATGCGCACTCGTGTTGAAAAGTTAATTGGCGAGAAATCAAAGGACATTCAAATTCTTACATTTCACTCACTTTGTAATTTAATTTTACGAATTGAGGCAAAAAAAATCGTTGAAATTGAAGAGATTCCAATCACCGATTACAGATTTAACATAATCGATGAACAGGATCAAAAAAAAATAGTTGAAAAACTTTTAGGCAATCATTTAAAAACTGCCGAAGACCGTGATGAAAAAAAAATAACCGCTTATCAAGCAGTTGAATTTATTTCAAAAGCAAAAAATTTAGAAAAAACTCCTGAAGAAATGCTTTCAAGTGCAAATAATGAAATTGAAGGAATAAAGGCTCAAGTTTATCAACAATATGTCGCAAAAACAAAGGATAATAACATAATTGACTTTGATGATCTTTTGCTTTATACCAAAATTACTTTTGAAAAAAATCCGCAAATTTCTGAGCGCTGGCAAAAGAAATTTGACTATGTTTTAGTCGATGAATTTCAAGATACTTCGTTAATTCAGTACTCAATTTTAAAATTTTTCATCAAAAATAACACCCGTCTAGTTGTTGTTGGCGATCCTGATCAAACAATTTACTCATGACGAGGCGCTGATCCTTCGCTAATTTTGAATCTAGAAAAAGACTATCCTGATTTACAAACAGTAATTCTTGATAAAAATTACCGATCAACACAGAATATTCTCGATGCCGCTAATCATTTAATTTCGAACAACGAAAACCGAATAAAAAAAAATTTAGTTGCTAATTCACAAGAAAAAATTGACATCCATTTTGAAGATTTAGGGAATGAACGCGGTGCTGAAGTTGAATGAATTTATAACACAATTCTTGATTTAATTACAAAAACTAAAGTAAATTACCGTGATATTGCCATTCTTGCTCGTTCTAATTTTTATTTTCGGCAAATAATTGAAAAACTTGAAGCTCATAACATCCCTTTCTTTAAACATGGAAATTCACCACTTGCTTCAAAAAAAGAAGTCCGTGAAGCTGTTTATTTTTTAAAAGTAATCGAAAATTCTGACGCATATGCTTTTGAACAAATAATCAACGTCCCAGCAAAAAAAATTGGATCTGTTACTATCAGCAAATTAAACGAATTAGCATCACAATTTAATCTTAATTTATACGATTTTCTTTTTAATTACTATTCGGGAAAAATAAATTTAAAAGAAAATCAGGGGAAAATTCCACTTAACATCGAAAATCAAGTAAAAATTAAAAATCTTTTAGAGCGAATTACGGCTGCAAGACGGTTTAAAATTGAAATTGAAGAGAAAAAACCTTCTGTTTTCAAACTTTTTTCCCAAGTATTAGATTCTTTTTTGAAAAAAATTGACTACTTTAGTTCAATTAAGGATCCAAAACAAGAATCAGATACAAAAGATCTTTTGAATAAATATTATCAGGCTCTTGACAATTGACAAAAAGAAAATCCTAATAAAAAATTAGCGGATTATCTTGATTATGCGGCAATTTCTCATTTTGAACAAACCGAATCACAAAACCGAATCAATTTATTAACTGTCCATTCTTCAAAAGGGCTCGAATTTGAGTATGTTTTTCTCGTTGGAATGAATCAAGGAATTTTTCCTGCGCAAAAAGTGCTTGATTTAAATTCACAAGATGAATATGAAGAGGAGCGAAGACTTGCTTTTGTGGCTGTAACGCGAGCAAAACGAGTTTTGTACATTACAAACGGATATCGTACTCCTTTTAGTCGTGATATCAGTCGCAAATGAAAAAATAATCAGAATAATATTTCTCCATTTATTAAAGAGATGAAAATTAAGGCTGAACAATTTTATCAATTTCGCAAACTTGATGAATCAGGAAAATTAAATTATCATAAAAATGAATCAGAAAATATTGAATTTTCTCCGGGAAATCTAATAAACCACTTAAAATTTGGTCGTGGAATTGTTTTAGAAGTTAGAGATGATTCAATTTTAGTTAAATTTTTTGATATCCCGAGTGACAAAGGGATCAAAACTCTCGTAAAAACACATAAGTCAATTGAAAAAATCTCATAA